TCAGGTGATGGCGCAGCAACAAGCCGGCACGACCAAGGTGCCGAGCCTCGTGCTGGGGTGCGAAAAGTCGAACCCCTCGGTGCACAAGAACTACTCGATGCTCTACAGCTCGCACATTTCGTGGTCGTCCCCCACGACGCCCACGCCCTTGGAGCTGTACCCGGCGCTGGCGTTCGACCGGTTGTTCAAGGACGAAGTAGGCCGCGGCGACAAGAGCGTGCTCGACGCAGTGCTCGAAGACGCGCACGATTTTCGCCGCCAGGTGAGTGCGGCCGATCAGCGCAAGCTCGACGAATATCTCGACTCGGTACGCGAGGTCGAGCAGCGGATTGCCCAGGCCGGCAAGCGGAACGAGCTGCAAGGTTGGCGGCCGACGCTCACCGAACCGAACATTCCGCGCCCCGGCGACGGCCTGCCGCAAGACATCGCCGAGCACATGCGGTTGATGTGCGACATCCTGGTGCTGGCGTTCCAGACCGATACGACGCGCATCTGCACGCTCAAGCTCAACAACGACCACAGCTCGTTGCGGTTCCCGCACCTGGGCGTTGACTACATGATCCACCACTTGCTGAGCCATTCCGACACGGCCGACTGGCTCAAGGTAAACCAGTTCTTCGTCGAGCAGCTCGCGTACATCGCCCGCAAGCTGGATGCGATCCAAGAGGGTGAGCGCACGGCCCTGGACAATTCGATGATGCTGTTCCTGTCGAGCATGATGACCGGCGGGCACGACGCGACGCAGTTGCCCGTGATCATGGTGGGCGGCGGCGGCGGCCAGATCACCGGCGGCCGGGTGCTCAACTATCTCGAAAAGCCCGAGCGGAAGATGTGCAGCCTGTACATGTCGCTGCTCGACAAGGCCGGGGTGCACCTCAAACGCTTTGGCGATGCGACCGAACGCCTGGCCGAAGTGTAGTGCGGGCGGCCGTAATTCCCGCGTTACCAAAAATGGCTTACGGCGCAACCCGAACTCTTGTCCCGGCTTGTCTTGCCAGGGACAACTATCGTTTGCACACTATCATTTTGCCTGCTGCCGGCAGAATAGGGTGTTTGCGTTGTATCGCGAAGCGCGGTGGGTCTCCTGGAGTCTCTTGTCATGACGATTCGCGCCCCTCGTCGTCGTTGGTTGAACTTCGGTCTGCCCATGGCCGTCGTGTTGCTTGTGGGTGGCGCCGCGCAAGCGGCAGAGCTGCGTTCGGCCGACGAGCCGGCGCGGTTCCTTTCGGCCCTTGATCTCGAAGGTCGGGCGCATCGGTTGGCCGGTGATCCGCATCGCGCGGCGACGGTGCTGGTCTTTATGACCACCGAGTGCCCGATCGCCCCCGAGTATGTGCCTGAGTTGAACCGTCTGGCCGCCGAATTCTGTGACAAGCACGTGGAGTTTTACGGTGTGTTGGCCGACCGTACGGTCAAGCGGACGGCTGCGGTCAAGTTCGCCGCCGACTTCAAGATCGAGTTTCCCGTCTTGTTCGACGCCTCGGGCGATCTGGCCAGCACGCTCGGCCCGACGCATGTACCCGAGGCCTTCGTGCTCGACCCGCACGGCGCACTGGCGTACCACGGCCGGATCGACGATCGGTATGCCGCGCCTGGGCAAAAGCGTCCGCAGCCGACCGTGCACGACCTGAGCGATGCCGTGGCCGCGGTGCTCGCCGGACGGCCGGTGGAAACGGCCGTGACCGAGCCGGTCGGCTGCCCGCTCGAAAAGCGGACCGTCGCCGGCACCTCGAGCGAAGTGACCTTCAATCGCGATATCGCGCCGATCCTGTTCGCGCAATGCGCCGAATGCCATCGGCCGGGCGAAGTCGCGCCGTTTTCCTTGTTGACCTACGAAGATGCCGCCAAGCGGGCCGATTTTCTGCACCAGGTCACGAGCAGCCGGCGCATGCCGCCGTGGAAGGCTGAAATCAGCGGCGCGCGGTTCGTCGGCGAGCGTCACCTGACCGAAGCGCAGCTCGCCCTGTTCGAGGCCTGGGCCAAGGCCGGCGCCCCGCAGGGCGATCCCGCGGATCTGCCACCGCAGCCGCAGTTCGCGTCGGGCTGGCGCTTGGGCGAGCCGGATCTCGTGGTGACCGCGCCCGAGCCCTACACGCTCAAGGCCGGCACGGAAGACGTCTTCCAACACTTCATCATCCCGCTCGAGGCCGCCGGGGGCAAAACCGTGGTCGGCTTCGAATTCCGGCCCGGCAATCCGGCCATCGTGCATCATGCGA
This genomic interval from Pirellulales bacterium contains the following:
- a CDS encoding DUF1552 domain-containing protein translates to MALPWLESRAVWGADAGAATAPAAASNQPPVRLAVLFAGNGFHSREWWAKESAAGLELGQVLAPLNDFNRRMLFIRGLYNDEALKGNIHSSQTGNLLSGAPLASGGEIRSGTSFDQVMAQQQAGTTKVPSLVLGCEKSNPSVHKNYSMLYSSHISWSSPTTPTPLELYPALAFDRLFKDEVGRGDKSVLDAVLEDAHDFRRQVSAADQRKLDEYLDSVREVEQRIAQAGKRNELQGWRPTLTEPNIPRPGDGLPQDIAEHMRLMCDILVLAFQTDTTRICTLKLNNDHSSLRFPHLGVDYMIHHLLSHSDTADWLKVNQFFVEQLAYIARKLDAIQEGERTALDNSMMLFLSSMMTGGHDATQLPVIMVGGGGGQITGGRVLNYLEKPERKMCSLYMSLLDKAGVHLKRFGDATERLAEV
- a CDS encoding redoxin domain-containing protein, with translation MTIRAPRRRWLNFGLPMAVVLLVGGAAQAAELRSADEPARFLSALDLEGRAHRLAGDPHRAATVLVFMTTECPIAPEYVPELNRLAAEFCDKHVEFYGVLADRTVKRTAAVKFAADFKIEFPVLFDASGDLASTLGPTHVPEAFVLDPHGALAYHGRIDDRYAAPGQKRPQPTVHDLSDAVAAVLAGRPVETAVTEPVGCPLEKRTVAGTSSEVTFNRDIAPILFAQCAECHRPGEVAPFSLLTYEDAAKRADFLHQVTSSRRMPPWKAEISGARFVGERHLTEAQLALFEAWAKAGAPQGDPADLPPQPQFASGWRLGEPDLVVTAPEPYTLKAGTEDVFQHFIIPLEAAGGKTVVGFEFRPGNPAIVHHAILFLDRSGTARAKDAATPEPGYTTSGSIDIPVAGMLGVWTPGMTPRFYPEGIGMPVEPGTDLVLQLHLHPTGKDETDQSSVALYYADEGQKITAAQSIMVVGTLMIDIPAGASSHEVRSSVTLPTDVTLISLLPHLHLVGKEFKITATLPDRSEQSLMWIKDWDFYWQDNYVYEKPLTLPAGTQIDVLARYDNSSANPSNPSTPPARVLFGNESDDEMCFGLFQVVAQSERDQMKVRMAFMKSFMEAWQRSPIDEAGRAQIVEEAGKLFGAQGSQFLKAFGNAGKSKRKQRPDKQSDTAEASEESSN